Proteins found in one Leishmania major strain Friedlin complete genome, chromosome 35 genomic segment:
- a CDS encoding putative calcium motive p-type ATPase (previous protein_id=AAZ14431.1): MTIEMTKKSISLSADLAAKGLEESDDSQHLPVFSGEKLNGRALGDGAENGTAVVADAKEHHAMNFGDEQGDEPTPEAYDARDKFWALALENVFNLVQLEDPLAGIDATDAPRHAKELGDNVIPIKGGPSWIVILASQFKNAITIVLLIVIIISGVFGDWAEFGVVLFILFFNAFLGFYQEYGAERSLASLKQMTAGVAKVIRNGIPEIIFIDEVVVGDVIVLEQGASVPADCRIFESNGLEVDEALLTGEALPVVKHANVIRDPENRLALGDRKNMVYRNTQVTQGRGKAVVVAGGLNTEMGKLAKRLNDSKGSGKTALMKKLDYMMYFLFLCCAIAAVIVFAANKMRYTPATLSYATAVAIAILPESLCAVITVAMTFSVKRMAQQKCIVRKLPVLEVLGNVTDICSDKTGTLTENKMVVKKAVIGIDDMYSVGGAPYDTHGDFFPAMRNGQEQQPVIMAHQQEVRYVYQFFKCAALCSTTVLHVSEEDMDSLAGNGNPTEIAIQVMTWKAGLNRDKLEDEGWECITEYSFDSKIKRMSTAWENKAKRELYLCTKGAPERVVELCTYKISEDGKLVSLTQQDREQVEWHIRDLAAQGLRTICFAYREDATKIFPIPADEPFIDAYDRDQVERDLVFLGIVGIYDPPRPESRPSVVACQHAGICVRMLTGDHTSTAGSIASMLNIIRRRDLDDPVKLQAGPDFDKVDPETIDGWADLPVVVGRCSPESKVKMIESLHRRKKVVAMTGDGFNDSPSIKIADIGCAMGSGVDVTKGVADLVITDDNFATIVKAVAEGRRISQCIRKFVVHLLSSNVAEVIALICGLPISHGGESVFILSPIEILWLNMFTSAPPATGLSLDRATDDILQVPPNTQGFFTIELIADTVVYGFWLGAITLCGFAVVLYGFKSGPEGTDCNRHNGVGCDNIWTARSTAFGILYFGLLIHSYTVRHPRVSIFRMRWLDNKWICGSCVLGGALFVPIVYINAIAHGLFVHSMITWEWGVIAVGVMTFLAACETYKVIKNLIFPIRKVLVEVDEEEAEDVEEQRQREYNTFTRTMPDDRNVERIANENLRMSFASLAGSVGTANTGSFRMPAQREKKKRIGLFRKRE; this comes from the coding sequence AGACGAACAAGGCGACGAGCCAACTCCCGAGGCGTACGACGCCAGAGACAAGTTCTGGGCGTTGGCGCTGGAGAACGTCTTCAACCTCGTGCAGTTGGAGGACCCCCTCGCTGGTATCGATGCCACCGACGCACCACGCCATGCCAAGGAACTCGGCGACAACGTCATCCCGATCAAGGGCGGTCCGAGTTGGATTGTTATCTTGGCGAGCCAGTTCAAAAACGCCATCACGATTGTTCTGCTGATCGTTATTATCATCAGCGGTGTGTTTGGGGACTGGGCTGAGTTCGGCGTCGTTCTCTTCATCCTCTTCTTTAACGCCTTCCTTGGCTTCTACCAGGAGTACGGCGCCGAGAGGTCGCTGGCGAGTCTGAAGCAAATGACGGCAGGTGTGGCGAAGGTGATACGTAATGGCATTCCCGAGATCATCTTCATTGACGAGGTTGTTGTCGGTGACGTCATCGTGCTCGAGCAGGGCGCCTCCGTGCCGGCTGACTGCCGCATCTTCGAGTCGAACGGGCTAGAGGTGGATGAGGCTCTGTTGACGGGCGAGGCGCTACCGGTAGTGAAGCACGCGAACGTCATTCGCGACCCGGAAAACCGCCTCGCTCTTGGCGACCGCAAGAACATGGTGTACCGCAACACGCAGGTGACGCAGGGCCGCGGTAAGGCGGTGGTCGTCGCGGGTGGTTTGAACACCGAAATGGGCAAACTTGCGAAGCGGCTGAACGACAGCAAGGGCAGTGGCAAGACGGCGCTGATGAAGAAGCTCGACTACATGATGTACTTCCTGTTCCTTTGCTGCGCCATTGCCGCCGTGATCGTGTTCGCGGCCAACAAGATGCGCTACACGCCGGCCACCCTCTCGTACgccacggcggtggccaTTGCCATTCTCCCCGAGTCGCTTTGCGCCGTCATCACGGTTGCCATGACCTTCTCTGTGAAGCGCATGGCACAGCAGAAGTGCATTGTGCGCaagctgccggtgctggaggtgctgggcAACGTCACAGACATCTGCTCCGACAAGACCGGGACGCTGACGGAAAATAAGATGGTGGTCAAGAAGGCGGTGATTGGTATTGACGACATGTACAGCGTTGGCGGCGCGCCGTACGACACTCACGGCGACTTCTTCCCCGCCATGCGGAACGGCCAGGAACAACAGCCAGTGATCATGGCCCATCAGCAGGAGGTGCGCTACGTCTACCAGTTTTTCAAGTGTGCCGCCCTCTGCAGCACAACGGTCCTACACGTCTCTGAAGAGGACATGGACTCCCTCGCTGGCAACGGCAACCCAACCGAGATTGCCATCCAGGTGATGACCTGGAAGGCCGGCCTAAACCGCGACAAGCTGGAGGACGAGGGCTGGGAGTGCATCACGGAGTACTCTTTCGACTCTAAGATCAAGCGCATGTCCACGGCATGGGAAAACAAGGCGAAGCGTGAGCTCTACCTCTGCACCAAGGGCGCCCCCGAGCGGGTCGTTGAGCTGTGCACGTACAAAATCAGCGAGGATGGCAAGCTTGTCAGCTTGACGCAGCAGGACCGCGAGCAGGTCGAGTGGCACATCCGTGACTTGGCCGCGCAGGGTCTACGCACCATCTGCTTTGCATACCGCGAGGACGCCACGAAGATCTTCCCGATCCCGGCTGACGAGCCGTTCATCGACGCTTACGACCGCGACCAGGTCGAGCGCGACCTCGTCTTCCTGGGCATTGTCGGCATCTACGACCCACCCCGCCCAGAGTCTCGCCCGTCCGTCGTCGCCTGCCAGCACGCCGGCatctgtgtgcgcatgctCACGGGTGACCACACGtccaccgccggcagcatTGCCTCGATGCTGAACATCattcgccgccgcgacctCGACGACCCAGTGAAGCTGCAAGCGGGGCCTGACTTCGACAAGGTCGACCCTGAGACGATCGACGGCTGGGCTGACCTCCCCGTCGTCGTTGGCCGCTGCTCTCCCGAGTCGAAGGTGAAAATGATCGagtcgctgcaccgccgcaagAAGGTGGTGGCCATGACGGGTGACGGCTTCAACGACTCCCCCAGTATCAAGATTGCTGACATTGGCTGCGCTATGGGCTCCGGCGTCGACGTGACGAAGGGCGTCGCAGATCTCGTCATCACTGATGACAACTTTGCCACTATTGTGAAAGCTGTCGCCGAGGGACGCCGCATCTCGCAGTGTATCCGCAAGTTTGTTGTGCATCTGTTGTCGAGTAACGTGGCTGAGGTGATTGCGCTGATCTGCGGCCTGCCCATcagccacggcggcgagTCGGTGTTCATCCTATCCCCCATCGAGATTTTGTGGCTGAACATGTTCACCTCGGCCCCACCGGCGACGGGTCTGTCGCTCGACAGGGCCACCGACGACATTCTGCAGGTGCCGCCGAACACGCAAGGATTCTTTACGATCGAGCTGATTGCCGACACAGTCGTTTACGGGTTCTGGCTCGGCGCGATCACTTTGTGTGGCTTCGCGGTGGTGCTGTACGGCTTCAAGAGCGGCCCGGAGGGGACAGACTGCAACAGACACAACGGCGTCGGCTGCGACAACATCTGGACcgcccgcagcaccgcctttGGAATTCTGTACTTTGGTTTGCTAATCCACTCCTACACGGTGCGCCACCCGCGCGTCTCCATCTTCAGAATGCGCTGGCTCGACAACAAGTGGATCTGCGGTTCCTGCGTCCTCGGCGGTGCGCTATTTGTGCCTATTGTATACATCAACGCGATCGCCCACGGCCTCTTTGTACACAGCATGATCACTTGGGAGTGGGGCGTCATTGCGGTCGGCGTCATGACCTTTCTCGCCGCCTGCGAAACGTACAAGGTGATCAAGAACCTAATCTTTCCAATTCGCAAGGtgctggtggaggtggacgaggaggaggccgaggatgtcgaggagcagcgccagcgcgagtACAACACCTTTACTCGCACCATGCCGGACGATCGCAACGTGGAGAGGATTGCGAACGAGAACCTGCGCATGTCATTTGCCTCTctcgccggcagcgtggGCACCGCCAACACAGGCTCCTTCCGCATGCCCGCGCAGCGCGAGAAGAAGAAACGTATTGGGTTATTCCGCAAGCGCGAGTAG